A genomic stretch from Jatrophihabitans sp. includes:
- the paaK gene encoding phenylacetate--CoA ligase PaaK: MELSRLDDVGAFGELADVEVDELRELQLRRLRWSLRHAYDNVGHYRAAFDSAGVHPDELTSLADLAHFPLTSKEDLRQNYPFGMFAVPRERVVRVHASSGTTGKPTVVGYTADDIQTWASVMARSIYAAGGRPGDIVHVAYGYGLFTGGLGAHYGAEKLGCTVVPVSGGMTARQVQLITDFEPRIIMVTPSYFLAILDELARQGIDAAQTSLRIGIFGAEPWTEAMRAEMQQRTRLAALDIYGLSEVMGPGIGQEAAGHPGSLQVWEDHFYPEVIDPRTGQVLAEGQPGELVLTSLTKQAMPVVRYRTRDLTRLLPGSAYPAFRGIEKITGRTDDMMIIRGVNVFPTQIEELLLSVPELSPHFECVLSRPDRLDELSVRVESREPDADADALARTLGTLIKDRVGVSVTVEVLAPEAIARSQGKAARVLDQR; this comes from the coding sequence ATGGAGCTGTCGCGGCTGGATGACGTCGGGGCCTTCGGTGAGCTGGCCGATGTCGAGGTCGACGAGCTGCGCGAGCTGCAGCTGCGCCGGCTGAGGTGGTCGCTGCGGCACGCCTATGACAACGTCGGCCACTACCGGGCGGCCTTCGACAGCGCCGGGGTCCACCCGGATGAGCTGACCTCGCTGGCCGACCTGGCGCACTTTCCCCTCACCAGCAAGGAGGACTTGCGCCAGAACTACCCGTTCGGCATGTTCGCGGTGCCCCGTGAGCGGGTGGTCCGGGTGCACGCCTCATCCGGGACCACCGGCAAGCCCACCGTCGTCGGCTACACCGCCGATGACATCCAGACCTGGGCGTCGGTGATGGCCCGCTCGATCTACGCCGCGGGCGGCCGGCCGGGTGACATCGTGCACGTGGCCTACGGCTACGGCCTGTTCACCGGCGGGCTGGGCGCGCACTACGGCGCGGAGAAGCTGGGCTGCACGGTGGTGCCGGTGTCCGGTGGCATGACGGCGCGGCAGGTGCAGCTGATCACCGACTTCGAGCCCCGGATCATCATGGTCACCCCGTCCTACTTCCTGGCGATCCTGGACGAGCTGGCCCGCCAGGGCATCGACGCCGCGCAGACGTCCCTGCGGATCGGCATCTTCGGCGCCGAGCCGTGGACCGAGGCGATGCGTGCCGAGATGCAGCAGCGGACCCGGCTGGCCGCGCTGGACATCTACGGCCTGAGCGAGGTGATGGGCCCGGGAATCGGCCAGGAAGCGGCCGGGCATCCGGGCAGCCTGCAGGTCTGGGAGGACCACTTCTACCCCGAGGTGATCGACCCGCGGACCGGCCAGGTGCTGGCAGAGGGCCAGCCCGGCGAGCTGGTGCTGACCTCGCTGACCAAGCAGGCGATGCCGGTGGTGCGCTACCGGACCCGGGACCTGACCAGGTTGCTGCCGGGCAGCGCCTACCCGGCCTTTCGCGGCATCGAGAAGATCACCGGGCGCACCGACGACATGATGATCATCCGCGGCGTCAACGTCTTTCCCACCCAGATCGAGGAGTTGCTGCTGTCGGTGCCCGAGCTGTCGCCGCACTTCGAGTGCGTCCTGAGCCGGCCCGACCGGCTGGACGAGCTGAGCGTGCGGGTCGAGTCCCGCGAGCCCGATGCCGACGCCGACGCCCTGGCCAGGACGCTGGGCACCCTGATCAAGGACCGGGTCGGAGTGAGCGTCACCGTCGAGGTGCTGGCCCCGGAGGCGATCGCGCGCTCGCAGGGCAAGGCAGCCAGGGTGCTTGACCAGCGCTGA
- a CDS encoding aldo/keto reductase produces the protein MDRIRLGELEVSRQGLGCMGMSEWYGPADWDSSIATIRRALELGVSFLDTADVYGAGHNEVLVGRAIAGRREQVQLATKFGIDRSGGDQARVFRGEAGYVKRACEASLLRLGVDVIDLYYLHRPPETAEIEETVGAMAELVAEGKVRYLGLSEVDERLLRRAHAVHPITAVQSEYSLWTRDAEAVTPTMMELGIGLVPYSPLGRGFLTGTIDPGRLDSGDFRGANPRFRGEAGQANLAIVAAVRAVAQRHAVSPAQIALGWVHAQSDRLGVPVAPIPGTKRVRWLEENVAAVDVKLTQQDLAELDPLGLHVVGARY, from the coding sequence ATGGATCGGATCCGGCTCGGGGAGCTCGAAGTCTCCCGTCAGGGCCTGGGCTGCATGGGCATGAGCGAGTGGTACGGGCCGGCGGACTGGGACAGCTCGATCGCCACCATTCGCCGCGCCCTCGAACTGGGGGTCAGCTTTCTCGACACCGCCGACGTATACGGCGCCGGGCACAACGAGGTGCTGGTCGGACGGGCGATCGCCGGCCGGCGCGAGCAGGTGCAGCTGGCCACGAAATTCGGCATCGACCGCTCCGGCGGTGATCAGGCCCGGGTGTTCCGCGGCGAGGCCGGCTACGTCAAGCGGGCCTGCGAGGCCTCGCTGCTGCGGCTCGGGGTGGACGTGATCGACCTGTACTACCTGCACCGCCCACCCGAGACCGCCGAGATCGAGGAGACGGTCGGCGCGATGGCCGAGCTGGTCGCCGAGGGAAAGGTGCGTTACCTGGGACTGTCGGAGGTGGACGAGCGGCTGCTGCGGCGGGCGCACGCGGTGCACCCGATCACGGCCGTGCAGAGCGAGTACTCGCTGTGGACCCGCGACGCCGAGGCGGTGACGCCGACCATGATGGAGCTCGGGATCGGGCTGGTGCCCTACTCACCGCTCGGACGGGGCTTCCTGACCGGCACCATCGATCCCGGCCGGCTGGACAGCGGCGACTTCCGCGGAGCCAATCCCCGGTTCCGGGGCGAGGCCGGCCAGGCGAACCTGGCGATCGTGGCGGCGGTCCGGGCGGTGGCACAGCGGCATGCGGTGTCGCCGGCCCAGATCGCGCTGGGCTGGGTGCACGCGCAGTCCGACCGGCTCGGGGTGCCGGTGGCGCCCATTCCCGGCACCAAGCGGGTGCGGTGGCTGGAGGAGAACGTCGCGGCGGTGGACGTCAAGCTCACCCAGCAGGATCTGGCCGAACTCGACCCGCTGGGCCTGCACGTCGTCGGCGCCCGCTACTAG
- a CDS encoding DUF5701 family protein has translation MPVATPVVAAALPSLPEQVERLIAAGVHDLAGLSAGELRASVLDRAPAGSLLVVHPARVPASALAPLVSWDGRPGFVVSDMQDVDDFTAIDVATPPAGAAYLARGLDRGDGMRNWSPDEALPAIAAAGRSPLTLVEGLHWLLQQPGILERNSCFMTVGSRLRKPNGSLDARTPALWISNGTGRDGTARRNAPKVGWCWAGNRHTWLGFASASARVAIPA, from the coding sequence TTGCCTGTAGCCACCCCTGTTGTCGCCGCCGCGTTGCCTTCCCTGCCCGAGCAGGTCGAGCGGCTGATCGCCGCGGGAGTGCACGACCTTGCCGGCCTGAGCGCCGGCGAGCTGCGCGCGTCCGTGCTCGACCGCGCACCGGCAGGCAGCCTTCTGGTGGTCCATCCCGCACGGGTGCCGGCCTCGGCGCTGGCCCCGTTGGTGAGCTGGGACGGACGCCCCGGCTTCGTCGTCTCGGACATGCAGGACGTCGATGACTTCACCGCCATCGACGTGGCGACGCCGCCGGCCGGCGCGGCCTACCTGGCGCGGGGACTCGACCGCGGCGACGGCATGCGCAACTGGAGCCCGGACGAGGCGCTGCCCGCCATCGCCGCGGCCGGCCGCAGTCCGTTGACGCTGGTCGAGGGCCTGCACTGGCTACTGCAACAACCCGGCATCCTGGAGCGCAACAGCTGCTTCATGACCGTCGGGTCCCGGCTGCGCAAGCCCAACGGCAGCCTGGACGCCCGTACTCCCGCGCTCTGGATCAGCAACGGCACCGGCCGGGACGGCACGGCCCGCCGCAATGCCCCCAAGGTCGGCTGGTGCTGGGCCGGCAACCGGCACACCTGGCTCGGCTTCGCCTCGGCCAGCGCACGGGTGGCCATTCCTGCCTGA
- a CDS encoding type II toxin-antitoxin system VapC family toxin: MAIVYFDSSAFVKLIVEEAGSKLASALWNACDTAVSSRLAYPEVRAALAAAGRAERLDPSEQLQAESLWEEFWAATRPVELTEAIAAAAGALAARHSLAGPDAVHLASLLTVNSTGTLFAVWDKRLRTGAQAAGVQLAPLS, encoded by the coding sequence GTGGCGATCGTCTACTTCGACAGCAGTGCCTTTGTGAAACTGATCGTCGAAGAAGCCGGCAGCAAGCTGGCTTCGGCGCTGTGGAATGCCTGCGATACGGCTGTCTCCAGTCGGCTGGCCTATCCAGAAGTACGCGCCGCGCTAGCCGCTGCCGGCCGTGCTGAGCGACTCGATCCGAGTGAGCAGCTGCAAGCCGAATCCCTGTGGGAGGAATTCTGGGCGGCAACCCGGCCGGTCGAGTTGACTGAGGCCATCGCGGCCGCTGCCGGCGCATTGGCTGCCCGGCACTCACTGGCAGGCCCCGACGCGGTGCACTTGGCGAGCCTGTTGACAGTGAATTCGACCGGCACACTGTTCGCCGTCTGGGATAAGCGGCTGCGCACCGGCGCCCAAGCGGCAGGCGTCCAGCTGGCGCCCCTGTCCTAG
- a CDS encoding type II toxin-antitoxin system prevent-host-death family antitoxin: protein MDVAISRLRAELSGWIGHVRAGEEVIITERGIPVARLLPIDTAPLIERLTEEGVLGRPRRADRPDAQSVVRARATDSVSELVREQRG from the coding sequence ATGGACGTTGCCATCAGCAGGTTGAGGGCCGAGCTATCGGGCTGGATCGGGCACGTCCGAGCTGGCGAAGAGGTGATCATCACCGAACGAGGTATCCCGGTGGCGCGACTTCTGCCGATCGACACGGCGCCGCTGATCGAGCGGCTGACCGAGGAGGGCGTTCTGGGCAGGCCTCGGCGTGCTGACCGGCCGGACGCGCAAAGCGTCGTCCGAGCGCGAGCAACCGATTCAGTCTCTGAGTTGGTCCGCGAGCAGCGCGGCTGA
- the aceE gene encoding pyruvate dehydrogenase (acetyl-transferring), homodimeric type → MPSQLPDIDPGETREWIESFDAAVDHDGRQRARFLLLKLLERARERQVGVPALRSTDYINTIPPEREPWFPGDEHIERRIRAYIRWNAAIMVSRANKHLGVGGHIATYASAASLYEVGFNHFFRGKDLASGTGDQIYFQGHAAPGIYARAFLEGRLTEQHLDGFRQEQSKAPNGLSSYPHPRLMPDFWEFPTVSMGLGPIGAIYQARFNRYLAARGIADTANSHVWAFLGDGEMDEVESLGAIGVASREELDNLTFVINCNLQRLDGPVRGNGKIIQELESYFRGAGWNVIKVIWGRDWDPLLAADRDGVLVNKMNTTPDGQFQTYTVESGAYIRENFFGDDLRLRKMVEDLSDEQLRVLSRGGHDYRKVYAAFASARAHVGQPTVILAHTIKGWTLESFEGRNATHQMKKLNKVDLKAFRDRLHLEITDEALEADLPPYYHPGEKSDEIQYMKDRREALGGVLPKRVTRAKPLVLPDSQASAYAELKKGSGKQSVATTQVMVRLFKDLMRDKEIGKRFVPIIPDEARTFGLDAIFPTAKIYSPHGQEYDAVDRDMLLSYKESRQGQILHEGISEAGSTASLIAAGTSYATHGQPMIPFYIFYSMFGFQRTGDQFWQFADQLGRGFVLGATAGRTTLAGEGLQHADGHSLLIASTNPAAVAYDPAYAYEIAHIVESGLRRMYGSSEQHPGGEDVFFYLTIYNEPIPQPAEPADVDVEGILRGMHRVSAALGESGRPRAQVLASGVAVPWALRAQELLGQDWGVDVDVWSVTSWNELRRDALEIDEHNFLHPDAEPLTPYVNTKLAETSGPVVAVSDYMRAVPDQIAQWVQAAGRDWSSLGADGFGFADTRGAARRFFHIDAESVVVNVLAQLAKRGEVKPEAARDALEKYKITDVAAANAGSAEGSA, encoded by the coding sequence CTGCCCAGCCAGCTCCCCGATATCGATCCCGGTGAGACTCGTGAGTGGATCGAATCGTTTGACGCCGCTGTGGACCATGACGGCCGCCAGCGGGCCCGGTTCCTGCTGCTGAAGCTGCTCGAACGCGCCCGCGAACGCCAGGTCGGCGTCCCCGCGCTGCGCAGCACCGACTACATCAACACCATCCCGCCCGAGCGCGAGCCCTGGTTCCCCGGCGATGAGCACATCGAGCGCCGGATCCGGGCCTACATCCGGTGGAACGCCGCCATCATGGTCAGCCGGGCCAACAAGCACCTGGGCGTCGGCGGGCACATCGCCACCTACGCCTCGGCGGCCTCGCTCTACGAGGTCGGCTTCAACCACTTCTTCCGGGGCAAGGACCTGGCCAGCGGCACCGGCGACCAGATCTACTTCCAGGGCCACGCCGCCCCCGGCATCTACGCCCGGGCCTTTTTAGAGGGCCGGCTCACCGAGCAGCACCTCGACGGCTTCCGGCAGGAGCAGTCCAAGGCGCCCAACGGCCTGTCCTCCTACCCGCACCCCCGGCTGATGCCCGATTTCTGGGAGTTCCCGACCGTGTCGATGGGGCTGGGCCCGATCGGGGCGATCTACCAGGCCCGGTTCAACCGCTACCTGGCCGCCCGCGGCATCGCCGACACCGCCAACTCCCACGTCTGGGCCTTCCTCGGCGACGGCGAGATGGACGAGGTCGAGTCCCTGGGCGCGATCGGAGTGGCCTCCCGCGAGGAGCTGGACAACCTCACCTTCGTGATCAACTGCAACCTGCAGCGGCTGGACGGGCCGGTCCGCGGCAACGGCAAGATCATCCAGGAGCTGGAGTCCTACTTCCGCGGCGCCGGCTGGAACGTCATCAAGGTCATCTGGGGACGGGACTGGGACCCGCTGCTGGCCGCCGACCGCGACGGCGTGCTGGTCAACAAGATGAACACCACGCCGGACGGGCAGTTCCAGACCTACACCGTCGAGTCCGGGGCCTACATCCGGGAGAACTTCTTCGGCGATGACCTGCGGCTGCGCAAGATGGTCGAGGACCTGTCCGACGAGCAGCTGCGGGTGCTCTCCCGCGGCGGTCACGACTACCGCAAGGTCTACGCCGCCTTCGCCTCGGCCCGCGCGCACGTCGGCCAGCCGACCGTCATCCTGGCGCACACCATCAAGGGCTGGACGCTGGAGAGCTTCGAGGGCCGCAACGCCACCCACCAGATGAAGAAGCTCAACAAGGTCGACCTCAAGGCATTCCGCGACCGGCTGCACCTGGAGATCACCGACGAGGCCCTCGAGGCCGACCTGCCGCCCTACTACCACCCGGGCGAGAAGTCCGACGAGATCCAGTACATGAAGGATCGCCGCGAGGCCCTCGGCGGCGTGCTGCCCAAGCGGGTCACCCGGGCCAAGCCGCTGGTGCTGCCCGACTCGCAGGCCTCGGCGTACGCGGAGCTGAAGAAGGGCTCGGGCAAGCAGAGCGTCGCCACCACCCAGGTGATGGTGCGGCTGTTCAAGGACCTGATGCGCGACAAGGAGATCGGCAAGCGCTTCGTGCCGATCATCCCGGACGAGGCCCGCACCTTCGGCCTGGACGCGATCTTCCCGACGGCCAAGATCTACTCCCCGCACGGCCAGGAGTACGACGCGGTCGACCGCGACATGCTGCTGTCCTACAAGGAGTCCAGGCAGGGCCAGATCCTGCACGAGGGCATCAGCGAGGCCGGTTCCACCGCGTCGCTGATCGCGGCCGGCACCAGCTACGCCACCCACGGCCAGCCGATGATCCCGTTCTACATCTTCTACTCGATGTTCGGCTTCCAGCGGACCGGTGACCAGTTCTGGCAGTTCGCCGACCAGCTGGGCCGGGGTTTCGTCCTGGGCGCGACCGCCGGGCGGACCACCCTGGCCGGTGAGGGCCTGCAGCACGCCGACGGGCACTCGCTGCTGATCGCCTCGACCAACCCGGCCGCGGTGGCCTATGACCCGGCCTACGCCTACGAGATCGCCCACATCGTCGAGTCCGGGCTGCGCAGGATGTACGGCTCGTCGGAGCAGCACCCGGGCGGCGAGGACGTCTTCTTCTACCTGACCATCTACAACGAGCCGATCCCGCAGCCGGCCGAACCGGCCGACGTGGACGTCGAGGGCATCCTGCGGGGCATGCACCGGGTCTCGGCCGCGCTCGGGGAGTCGGGCCGGCCGCGGGCCCAGGTGCTGGCCTCCGGGGTCGCGGTGCCGTGGGCGTTGCGGGCCCAGGAGCTGCTCGGACAGGACTGGGGCGTCGACGTCGACGTCTGGTCGGTGACGTCCTGGAACGAACTGCGCCGGGACGCCCTGGAGATCGACGAGCACAACTTCCTGCACCCGGACGCCGAGCCGCTGACGCCCTACGTCAACACCAAGCTGGCCGAGACCTCCGGGCCGGTGGTGGCGGTGTCGGACTACATGCGCGCGGTGCCCGACCAGATCGCCCAGTGGGTGCAGGCCGCCGGACGCGACTGGAGCTCGCTCGGCGCTGACGGTTTCGGCTTCGCCGACACCCGGGGCGCGGCCCGCAGGTTCTTCCACATCGACGCCGAGTCGGTCGTGGTGAACGTGCTGGCGCAGCTGGCCAAGCGGGGCGAGGTCAAGCCCGAGGCGGCCCGCGACGCGCTGGAGAAGTACAAGATCACCGACGTCGCGGCTGCCAACGCCGGCTCGGCGGAGGGTTCTGCCTAG
- a CDS encoding DUF3052 domain-containing protein — MSTTPGTGENTTALVDRLGIEPGMVVQELGYDDDVDQALREAIEERLDDDMVDEDSDDVVDVVLLWFREDDGDLVDALVDAIAPLADNGVIWLLTPKRGRAGYVEPSDISEAAPTAGLSQTSLLPLGAGWTGARLVSRRAKAGAERGRGDRR; from the coding sequence GTGAGCACCACCCCCGGCACCGGGGAAAACACGACTGCATTGGTTGACCGCCTGGGAATCGAACCAGGCATGGTTGTGCAGGAGTTGGGCTATGACGACGATGTCGACCAGGCTCTGCGCGAAGCGATAGAAGAGCGCCTCGACGACGACATGGTGGACGAGGACTCAGATGATGTAGTCGATGTGGTGCTCCTGTGGTTCCGGGAGGACGACGGCGACCTCGTCGACGCCCTGGTGGATGCCATCGCCCCGCTGGCCGACAACGGGGTGATCTGGTTGCTGACGCCCAAACGTGGCCGGGCCGGTTACGTCGAGCCCTCCGACATCTCCGAGGCGGCCCCGACGGCGGGGCTCTCGCAGACCTCGCTGCTGCCGCTGGGCGCCGGCTGGACCGGCGCCCGACTGGTCAGCAGGCGCGCCAAGGCCGGTGCTGAGCGCGGCAGGGGAGACCGACGGTGA
- a CDS encoding peroxiredoxin yields MPDDSVIPGLSPLPVGVEAPDFTLRDQNNEVVTLSSFRGSKAVLLVFYPWAFTSICTGELGQIRDRIDEFANDAVQVLTLSIDSSFVHKIFSQRDELNYPLLADFWPHGAVAQAYGVFNSDAGVSNRGTFLIDQDGVIRFSEAKEIGVGRDPQRWLDEIAALTTGVAS; encoded by the coding sequence ATGCCGGATGACTCCGTGATTCCGGGGTTGAGCCCGCTGCCGGTCGGAGTGGAGGCGCCGGACTTCACGCTGCGCGACCAGAACAACGAGGTCGTGACGCTGTCGTCGTTCCGGGGCTCCAAGGCCGTGCTGCTGGTGTTCTACCCGTGGGCCTTCACCAGCATCTGCACCGGCGAGCTGGGCCAGATCCGGGACCGGATCGACGAGTTCGCCAACGACGCGGTGCAGGTGCTGACTCTGAGCATCGACTCATCGTTCGTGCACAAGATCTTCTCCCAGCGTGACGAGCTGAACTACCCGCTGCTGGCCGACTTCTGGCCGCACGGCGCGGTCGCCCAGGCCTACGGGGTGTTCAACTCCGACGCCGGGGTCTCCAATCGGGGGACGTTCCTGATCGACCAGGACGGCGTCATCCGGTTCAGCGAGGCCAAGGAGATCGGCGTCGGACGGGATCCGCAGCGCTGGCTGGACGAGATCGCGGCGTTGACCACCGGGGTGGCCAGCTAG